A part of Acidimicrobiales bacterium genomic DNA contains:
- a CDS encoding DUF11 domain-containing protein gives MPQRHASPRRRRLLAVAGLLALVASAVPVWTQVRPAQADPPEITFDKAAGPTVLYGTDAPVSLEASNAQGQAPLYNVSFRDVLLPGLSYVAGSASPAPVVVIDVPTPGSTTLLWENIGDLQPGSNLTVGYQVRHVVGPVDAANPLPVGSVYPNSAGAYANSNPRFVPDFDANGEPIPGPSSFTTSDTDTAATTVVPIRIDKSEPSPEGELLRGVHDQTTVYTLTVTNNQIAATNGIVVDDYLPANLEFLGCGAVDNTTDAPTFPGNDVEYSGAPRLAAPTPPDCVAPTLVETVLVDPDGAGPLPQAVYTHVQWTGLGNLAPGQVRVLRYAAAIPIRANTLTWSGGAAPPTNGPQTANLDNNSGPEATDEQALTNLAGVTGTYTGRFAPGGQNPVRDTTTLTRTAEDLRIVKGVDDATVVVGSLRRWTLDVAVSEYRDLAGLVVTDTVPNGLCPVGGTPSGECGPEAGAEPSIPYLAPTPTANPDGSWTVQFDVGAIAADGTTQVAFSTRTRADYDAPTTPVLAFDGLENDVRIDGDASVVRGQDGLPVANDRPNPDDPAPYPIDDVSSAGLSSSWSSIDKQLYVDPAGFPLGLTCDAPSGTGDPVRFVPGDNVCFRLTLAYPSTVRVRDALVTDFLPANTTFDDWVELPSSTVSIDGFDSFPEGQLQWAVGDPLAPPDGSLYTQFGDVFDVAISVVVSDDPTANTNADLTQNLLKGTGLNTPGQSVSLRDDVTYAVAVPELDLLKGVFEVRRGASVVNGPNLPDVDDVVVRPGDVVTYRVDVGNLAPTDAGGGADARNVAVRDDLPTGITCADVTLPATPYDVTPSVLAPPVGPAPVPPPTVTGDVTVASVSCAGDVITWSVAEGSPPPQALQAGTQLSLRYDVTVPTTAAANQQFTNTAEVTDYDGPVGTNDGPYVPGTGGVPPATDTSLVRLVSATLAKAGTTSVDEAGNNLNGQATIGETVTYTVTFAVPANSSVYEATVFDTPFPNGFAYQGDAAITTCPIADCSGFAPAADGNGWRITFPTPFENATSSDYVFTVTASALVQDVPANARGQNKANTVRYQWEDEGGNPVGNLSRQKSIRVVEPNPRITKSHTPAGPFDGGDTIGYVLAVTNPTTGANVSTLHDVVVTDCVPNGLTVQTPVDPPGPGGTVAVSVDDPACGGGTGTLVTWDLSGDSPNGLEPAGFAPGAATLFLGYDAVVDSDQVAASTLQNTATVAGVSLGDNPEAREYAASTTDTVALSRATIDKVVDPAETTVGVASDSTLTVTVPDGVKIVNAEVRDVLPAGLVYAGDCSPACTVAGSTITWDLGAEVVGPATLTLTYSAYPDTDQAAGDTLVNTATLSWEVGAGTVTDQDQATLTVVEPDLAVDKLVIVPPDPNPVQGPVSVPAGTTLTYLVRVANNGTSPAYDVTVTDALPATGTGAPASISDGGTFDAGPPREITWVLDGPIAVGATKELSYQVQVDPASTFPPNPRTLANTASIDQYFGVPDPTDPDRYQEYTGGSDRVTVDVDTPVLQIDKAVGTTDRAEVGAPFTWVVTVDNTGGATAFGVDVVDTLPNSWTYDATTSIVSTSPAGCTAVPSVAGARITWADVCDLQAGGSITVTFTATPQEAAATTDPGYLNAQVNSATVTGTDGGGDPLPPDTATAEARLLAADLSIVKGDGDAAFVVGEPGTYFVDVTNLGPDPEAGPVTVTDTVPAGLSATAVSGAGWSCSIQGGGSSFGCTRPGPLAANTAAPTITVTVDVSAAAIPSVTNTASVDGTTFDPDPGNNTDTEETPVRRVSDFTIDKQLSGTIVPGEQAAWTITVTNLGPSPASGLVTVTDPLPAGTALVSAGGTGWDCSASTPGASTDTDGNVVVTASGDVSCQRSVVELAPGGLEPITATFVVDSSVTGPVVNVATVSGPDDPNPDNDTSTASGRPDPDARLVVDKTSPADFVVGQQGSWNISVTNVGVSTEQGPITVTDPLPAGVGFVSAGGTGWTCSEAAGSIGCTHPGPLPPGVTLPLIAVVVDVLPEAAPDPAGGNTVENTATVVGTTDPDPDTDTDVVPVIPVAELVVDKVHDGDRLTVGEQGTYRIRVTNNGPSAEAGPVTVSDDLPEGLTAVTAAGTGWTCDITDAGGTVRCTHPGLVAAGEALPEIVVTVDVGPAAAPLPDPAPNEVSNPATVTGTTDPDPDTDVDVVPVIPVADLAITKTSDGDFVVGAQETYTLTVENLGPSAAGTPITVTDALPTGLTFVSGSGGGWSCSAAAQDVTCTRGNPLAAGAATTILLVVDVLPAAVPDPPTAQIDNAATVGSVTVDPDPDNNTDTDRAEVTAAADLAIRKVHTGAFLVGREGTFVLDVTNNGPSPALAPTTVTDTLPDGLAYVSASGPGWACVEGAGVVTCTLDEDLAVGASTTISLTVAVSPGAQGTLVNRATVGGTLPDPVPDNDTDDDLVTVVPLSDLVLTKDLDGSLVSGQQAVWRIVIANRGPSPSPGPVVVTDTLPAGLAYVGGTGDGWSCAASGQAVTCSRSAGLAVGETSTVLLAVRVDLPAGSTVTNVATVDGPNLDPDPGNDTDGATGAVSGGGGTTTTTTSTTSTTSTTAPPSTVVPPPIPPPTGGTTTTTIGTGVGAGGTSTGTGTGTGTGTGSSSGSGGLLAVTGAAIAGLVGLAVLLLVSGTAVRGGAAVAGRRRRHR, from the coding sequence ATGCCTCAGCGCCACGCGTCGCCCCGCCGGCGGCGCCTCCTGGCCGTCGCCGGCCTGCTCGCCCTCGTCGCGTCGGCCGTGCCGGTCTGGACGCAGGTGCGGCCGGCACAGGCCGACCCACCCGAGATCACGTTCGACAAGGCCGCCGGCCCCACGGTGCTGTACGGCACCGACGCGCCCGTCAGCCTCGAGGCCAGCAACGCCCAGGGCCAGGCACCCCTGTACAACGTGTCGTTCCGCGACGTGCTGCTGCCCGGCCTGTCGTACGTGGCCGGCTCGGCCAGCCCGGCACCGGTCGTGGTGATCGACGTGCCGACCCCTGGCTCGACCACCCTGCTCTGGGAGAACATCGGCGACCTCCAGCCCGGATCGAACCTCACCGTCGGCTACCAGGTTCGCCACGTGGTCGGGCCGGTCGACGCCGCCAACCCGCTGCCGGTGGGCTCCGTGTACCCGAACTCGGCCGGGGCCTACGCCAACAGCAACCCGCGGTTCGTGCCCGACTTCGACGCGAACGGTGAGCCGATCCCCGGCCCGAGCAGCTTCACCACCTCCGACACCGACACGGCCGCCACCACCGTGGTGCCGATCCGCATCGACAAGAGCGAGCCCAGCCCCGAGGGCGAGCTGCTCCGAGGCGTGCACGACCAGACCACCGTGTACACGCTCACCGTCACCAACAACCAGATCGCGGCGACGAACGGCATCGTCGTCGACGACTACCTGCCCGCCAACCTGGAGTTCCTCGGCTGCGGCGCGGTCGACAACACGACCGACGCGCCGACCTTCCCCGGCAACGACGTGGAGTACTCGGGTGCCCCCCGACTCGCCGCCCCCACGCCCCCCGACTGCGTGGCCCCAACCCTGGTCGAGACCGTGCTCGTCGATCCCGACGGCGCCGGCCCGCTCCCGCAGGCCGTGTACACGCACGTGCAGTGGACCGGTCTCGGCAACCTGGCGCCGGGCCAGGTGAGGGTCCTGCGGTACGCGGCCGCCATCCCCATCCGCGCCAACACGCTCACGTGGAGCGGCGGCGCGGCCCCGCCCACCAACGGGCCGCAGACCGCCAACCTCGACAACAACAGCGGCCCGGAGGCCACGGACGAGCAGGCGCTCACCAACCTGGCCGGGGTGACCGGCACCTACACGGGGCGGTTCGCGCCCGGTGGGCAGAACCCGGTGCGCGACACGACCACGCTCACCCGCACCGCGGAAGACCTGCGGATCGTCAAGGGCGTCGACGACGCCACGGTGGTGGTGGGATCGCTTCGCCGGTGGACGCTCGACGTTGCCGTCAGCGAGTACCGGGACCTCGCCGGCCTCGTGGTCACCGACACGGTGCCCAACGGCCTGTGCCCGGTGGGCGGCACGCCGAGCGGCGAGTGCGGGCCCGAGGCCGGTGCCGAGCCCTCCATCCCGTACCTGGCGCCGACGCCCACCGCGAACCCGGACGGCAGCTGGACCGTGCAGTTCGACGTGGGCGCGATCGCCGCCGACGGCACCACCCAGGTGGCGTTCTCGACCCGCACCCGGGCCGACTACGACGCACCGACCACGCCGGTGCTGGCTTTCGACGGCCTCGAGAACGACGTGCGGATCGACGGGGACGCGTCGGTGGTCCGCGGCCAGGACGGGCTGCCCGTCGCCAACGACCGGCCGAACCCCGACGACCCGGCGCCCTACCCGATCGACGACGTCTCGTCGGCCGGCCTGTCGTCCAGCTGGAGCAGCATCGACAAGCAGCTGTACGTCGACCCGGCCGGCTTCCCGCTCGGCCTGACCTGCGACGCCCCGTCGGGGACCGGCGACCCTGTCCGGTTCGTCCCCGGCGACAACGTGTGCTTCCGCCTCACCCTCGCGTACCCCAGCACGGTCCGCGTCCGGGACGCGCTGGTGACCGACTTCCTCCCGGCCAACACCACCTTCGACGACTGGGTCGAGCTGCCCAGCAGCACCGTCAGCATCGACGGCTTCGACAGCTTCCCCGAGGGGCAGCTGCAGTGGGCGGTCGGCGACCCGCTGGCCCCTCCGGACGGCTCGCTCTACACGCAGTTCGGCGACGTGTTCGACGTCGCCATCTCGGTGGTGGTCAGCGACGACCCCACGGCGAACACCAATGCCGACCTCACCCAGAACCTGTTGAAGGGCACCGGCCTCAACACGCCGGGCCAGAGCGTGTCCCTGCGTGACGACGTCACCTACGCCGTCGCCGTGCCCGAGCTCGATCTGCTGAAGGGCGTGTTCGAGGTGCGGCGTGGCGCGAGCGTCGTGAACGGCCCCAATCTCCCCGACGTCGACGACGTGGTGGTCCGGCCGGGCGACGTGGTGACGTACCGGGTGGACGTCGGCAACCTGGCCCCGACCGATGCCGGCGGTGGCGCCGACGCCCGGAACGTCGCAGTCCGCGACGACCTGCCGACGGGGATCACCTGCGCCGACGTCACCCTGCCCGCCACCCCGTACGACGTCACGCCGAGCGTGCTGGCGCCGCCCGTCGGCCCCGCACCGGTCCCGCCGCCGACGGTGACGGGCGACGTGACGGTGGCGTCGGTCTCCTGCGCCGGCGACGTGATCACGTGGAGCGTCGCCGAGGGCTCCCCGCCACCCCAGGCCCTGCAGGCCGGCACCCAGCTCTCCCTGCGCTACGACGTGACGGTCCCGACGACCGCGGCCGCGAACCAGCAGTTCACCAACACCGCCGAGGTGACCGACTACGACGGCCCGGTCGGCACCAACGACGGCCCGTACGTGCCCGGCACCGGCGGGGTCCCTCCCGCCACCGACACCTCCCTCGTGCGGCTGGTCTCGGCCACCCTCGCCAAGGCCGGCACCACCTCGGTGGACGAGGCCGGCAACAACCTCAACGGCCAGGCGACCATCGGCGAGACGGTGACGTACACGGTGACGTTCGCGGTGCCGGCCAACAGCTCGGTGTACGAGGCGACGGTCTTCGACACGCCCTTCCCGAACGGGTTCGCGTACCAGGGCGATGCGGCCATCACCACGTGTCCCATCGCGGATTGCTCGGGCTTCGCGCCGGCAGCCGACGGCAACGGGTGGCGGATCACGTTCCCCACCCCGTTCGAGAACGCCACGTCGAGCGACTACGTCTTCACCGTGACCGCGTCGGCCCTGGTCCAGGACGTGCCCGCCAACGCCCGCGGCCAGAACAAGGCGAACACGGTGCGCTACCAGTGGGAGGACGAAGGCGGCAACCCGGTCGGCAACCTGTCGAGGCAGAAGAGCATCAGGGTCGTCGAGCCCAACCCGCGGATCACCAAGAGCCACACCCCGGCCGGGCCCTTCGACGGCGGCGACACCATCGGCTACGTGCTGGCGGTCACGAACCCGACCACCGGGGCGAACGTGTCGACGCTGCACGACGTGGTGGTGACCGACTGCGTGCCGAACGGTCTGACCGTGCAGACGCCGGTCGACCCACCCGGCCCGGGCGGCACGGTCGCCGTGTCGGTCGACGACCCGGCCTGCGGCGGTGGTACCGGCACCCTCGTCACCTGGGACCTGAGCGGCGACAGCCCGAACGGCCTGGAGCCGGCCGGCTTCGCTCCCGGCGCAGCCACGCTGTTCCTCGGGTACGACGCCGTCGTCGACAGCGACCAGGTGGCCGCCAGCACCCTGCAGAACACGGCCACCGTGGCCGGCGTGTCGCTGGGCGACAACCCCGAGGCCCGCGAGTACGCGGCCTCCACCACCGACACGGTGGCCCTCAGCCGGGCGACCATCGACAAGGTCGTCGACCCGGCCGAGACCACCGTCGGCGTGGCCTCCGACTCCACCCTCACGGTCACCGTGCCCGACGGGGTGAAGATCGTGAACGCCGAGGTGCGCGACGTGCTGCCCGCCGGGCTCGTCTACGCCGGCGACTGCTCGCCGGCCTGCACCGTGGCCGGCAGCACGATCACCTGGGACCTGGGCGCCGAGGTCGTCGGCCCGGCAACCCTCACCCTCACGTACTCTGCCTACCCCGACACCGACCAGGCGGCGGGCGACACCCTGGTCAACACCGCCACCCTCTCGTGGGAGGTCGGCGCCGGCACCGTCACCGACCAGGATCAGGCCACCCTCACGGTGGTCGAGCCCGACCTCGCCGTCGACAAGCTCGTGATCGTTCCCCCCGACCCGAACCCTGTGCAGGGTCCGGTCTCGGTGCCGGCCGGGACCACGCTCACCTATCTCGTGCGGGTCGCCAACAACGGCACGAGCCCGGCCTACGACGTGACGGTCACCGATGCGCTGCCCGCCACCGGGACCGGCGCCCCCGCGAGCATCAGCGACGGCGGCACCTTCGACGCCGGGCCGCCCCGTGAGATCACCTGGGTGCTCGACGGCCCGATCGCCGTGGGTGCGACGAAGGAGCTCAGCTACCAGGTTCAGGTCGACCCGGCGTCGACCTTCCCGCCGAACCCCCGCACGCTCGCCAACACCGCCTCCATCGACCAGTACTTCGGTGTGCCCGACCCGACCGACCCGGATCGCTACCAGGAGTACACGGGCGGGAGCGACCGCGTGACCGTCGACGTCGACACCCCGGTGCTCCAGATCGACAAGGCGGTCGGCACGACCGACCGCGCCGAGGTGGGGGCGCCCTTCACCTGGGTCGTCACCGTCGACAACACGGGTGGCGCGACGGCGTTCGGCGTCGACGTGGTCGACACGCTGCCGAACAGCTGGACGTACGACGCCACCACGTCGATCGTCTCGACCTCGCCGGCCGGCTGCACCGCCGTGCCGTCGGTGGCCGGCGCCCGGATCACCTGGGCCGACGTGTGCGACCTGCAGGCGGGCGGCTCGATCACCGTCACCTTCACGGCCACCCCCCAGGAGGCGGCCGCCACCACCGACCCGGGCTACCTGAACGCCCAGGTCAACTCGGCGACGGTGACGGGCACCGATGGTGGCGGCGATCCGCTGCCGCCCGACACCGCCACGGCCGAGGCCCGGCTCCTCGCCGCCGACCTGTCCATCGTGAAGGGCGACGGCGACGCCGCCTTCGTGGTGGGCGAGCCCGGCACGTACTTCGTCGACGTCACCAACCTGGGGCCGGACCCCGAGGCCGGACCGGTCACCGTGACCGACACAGTGCCGGCCGGTCTCAGCGCGACGGCCGTGAGCGGCGCCGGCTGGTCGTGCTCCATCCAGGGCGGCGGCTCGTCTTTCGGCTGCACGCGGCCCGGCCCCCTCGCGGCGAACACGGCCGCGCCCACCATCACGGTGACGGTCGACGTGTCCGCCGCCGCCATCCCCTCGGTGACCAACACCGCCTCGGTCGACGGCACCACGTTCGACCCCGATCCCGGCAACAACACCGACACGGAGGAGACCCCGGTCCGCCGGGTGTCCGACTTCACGATCGACAAGCAGCTGTCCGGCACGATCGTGCCCGGCGAGCAGGCCGCCTGGACGATCACCGTGACGAACCTGGGCCCGTCGCCGGCCAGCGGGCTGGTGACGGTCACCGACCCGCTCCCGGCGGGCACGGCCCTGGTCTCGGCCGGCGGCACCGGCTGGGACTGCAGCGCCTCGACGCCCGGCGCCTCCACGGACACCGACGGCAACGTGGTGGTGACCGCCAGCGGCGACGTGAGCTGCCAGCGCAGCGTCGTCGAGCTGGCGCCGGGCGGCCTCGAGCCCATCACCGCCACCTTCGTCGTGGACTCCAGCGTGACCGGGCCGGTGGTGAACGTGGCCACGGTGAGCGGTCCGGACGACCCGAACCCCGACAACGACACCTCGACTGCGAGCGGCCGGCCCGACCCGGACGCCCGGCTGGTGGTCGACAAGACCAGCCCGGCCGACTTCGTCGTGGGCCAGCAGGGCTCGTGGAACATCTCGGTCACCAACGTGGGCGTGTCCACCGAGCAGGGCCCGATCACGGTCACCGACCCGCTCCCCGCCGGGGTCGGCTTCGTGTCGGCCGGCGGAACGGGCTGGACCTGCTCCGAGGCCGCCGGCTCGATCGGCTGCACGCACCCCGGCCCGTTGCCCCCCGGCGTCACCCTGCCGCTGATCGCCGTGGTGGTCGACGTGCTGCCCGAGGCTGCCCCCGACCCGGCCGGGGGGAACACGGTCGAGAACACCGCCACCGTCGTGGGCACCACCGACCCCGACCCCGACACCGACACCGACGTGGTGCCGGTGATCCCGGTAGCGGAGCTGGTGGTGGACAAGGTCCACGACGGCGATCGGCTCACCGTGGGCGAGCAGGGGACGTACCGCATCAGGGTCACCAACAACGGCCCCTCGGCCGAGGCCGGCCCGGTCACGGTCAGCGACGACCTCCCCGAGGGCCTCACGGCCGTGACCGCGGCCGGCACCGGCTGGACCTGCGACATCACCGATGCCGGCGGCACGGTGCGCTGCACGCACCCCGGCCTGGTGGCGGCCGGTGAGGCGCTGCCCGAGATCGTGGTCACCGTGGACGTGGGGCCGGCGGCCGCGCCCCTGCCCGACCCCGCCCCCAACGAGGTGAGCAACCCGGCGACGGTGACCGGCACGACCGACCCCGATCCGGACACCGACGTCGACGTGGTGCCGGTGATCCCGGTGGCCGACCTCGCCATCACCAAGACGTCGGACGGCGACTTCGTGGTGGGCGCGCAGGAGACCTACACGCTCACCGTCGAGAACCTGGGTCCGTCGGCGGCCGGCACGCCGATCACCGTGACCGACGCCCTGCCCACCGGGCTCACCTTCGTGTCCGGCTCGGGCGGCGGCTGGTCGTGCTCGGCCGCGGCACAGGACGTGACGTGCACGCGGGGGAACCCGCTGGCCGCGGGGGCCGCGACGACGATCCTCCTCGTCGTGGACGTGCTGCCCGCGGCGGTGCCCGACCCGCCGACCGCGCAGATCGACAACGCCGCCACCGTCGGGTCGGTGACGGTCGACCCCGATCCCGACAACAACACCGACACCGACAGGGCCGAGGTGACGGCTGCGGCCGACCTGGCGATCCGGAAGGTGCACACCGGGGCGTTCCTGGTGGGCCGGGAGGGCACGTTCGTCCTGGACGTCACCAACAACGGGCCGTCGCCGGCCCTCGCCCCCACGACGGTCACGGACACGCTGCCCGACGGGCTGGCGTACGTGTCGGCGTCGGGGCCCGGATGGGCCTGCGTCGAGGGCGCAGGCGTGGTCACCTGCACCCTCGACGAGGATCTCGCCGTCGGAGCCTCGACCACGATCTCGCTCACGGTTGCGGTGTCCCCCGGCGCCCAGGGGACGCTGGTGAACCGGGCCACCGTGGGTGGCACGCTGCCCGACCCCGTGCCCGACAACGACACCGACGACGACCTGGTGACCGTGGTTCCCCTGAGCGACCTGGTCCTCACCAAGGACCTCGACGGGTCGTTGGTGAGCGGGCAGCAGGCCGTGTGGCGGATCGTGATCGCCAACCGGGGCCCGTCGCCGTCACCCGGTCCCGTGGTCGTCACCGACACCCTGCCTGCCGGCCTGGCGTACGTCGGCGGCACGGGCGACGGATGGTCGTGCGCGGCCTCGGGCCAGGCGGTCACCTGCAGCCGGTCCGCGGGCCTGGCGGTGGGCGAGACGTCGACGGTGCTCCTGGCGGTGCGCGTGGACCTGCCTGCGGGCTCGACGGTGACCAACGTGGCCACCGTCGACGGGCCGAACCTCGACCCCGACCCGGGCAACGACACCGACGGCGCCACGGGGGCCGTGTCCGGCGGCGGTGGGACCACGACGACCACGACGTCGACGACCAGCACCACCAGCACCACGGCGCCGCCGAGCACCGTCGTCCCGCCCCCGATCCCGCCCCCGACCGGCGGCACGACGACGACCACCATCGGCACCGGCGTGGGGGCCGGTGGCACCAGCACCGGCACCGGCACCGGCACCGGCACCGGCACCGGCTCGTCGAGCGGGTCCGGCGGGCTCCTGGCCGTCACCGGCGCCGCCATCGCCGGGCTGGTCGGCCTGGCCGTGCTCCTCCTCGTGTCGGGGACCGCGGTGCGGGGTGGCGCCGCCGTCGCGGGCCGGCGCCGCCGGCACCGCTGA
- a CDS encoding SAM-dependent methyltransferase, whose product MTSALEARLAERIARHGPIPFDQFQEAALYDPEGGFYASGGSAGRRGDFVTSPEVGPLFGAVVARALDRWWDELGRPDPFVVVDAGAGPGTLARAVLAAAPACAPALRYLLVERSAAQRARHGEHLVLEPAVVAFAVPPPAEGDEPVPARGVEGPVVVSLDRLPREPVTGVILANELLDNLPVALLERAPGGWLEVRVGVEEGAGAGAGAGAGVGGFAEILVPADGALAEAAARAAPDARPGARIPVERHAVAWLREALGALVAGRVVVFDYADRTGSLARRPWSDWLRTYRAHERGGAPLDAPGSQDITCEVAVDQLSRVRAPDADRDQAGFLAAHGLGELVEEGRQVWAERARFGDLAALRARSRVREGEALTDPGGLGAFRVLEWVVG is encoded by the coding sequence GTGACGAGCGCGCTGGAGGCGCGGCTCGCCGAGCGCATCGCCCGGCACGGCCCCATCCCGTTCGACCAGTTCCAGGAGGCCGCCCTCTACGACCCGGAGGGCGGCTTCTACGCGTCGGGCGGCTCGGCCGGCCGGCGCGGCGACTTCGTCACGAGCCCCGAGGTGGGCCCGCTGTTCGGGGCTGTGGTGGCTCGCGCCCTCGACCGGTGGTGGGACGAGCTGGGCCGGCCAGACCCGTTCGTGGTGGTGGACGCCGGAGCCGGGCCGGGCACGCTGGCGCGGGCGGTGCTGGCCGCGGCCCCGGCCTGCGCACCGGCCTTGCGGTACCTGCTGGTCGAGCGGTCCGCCGCCCAACGGGCCCGCCACGGCGAGCACCTGGTGCTCGAGCCGGCCGTGGTGGCCTTCGCCGTGCCCCCGCCGGCGGAGGGCGACGAACCGGTGCCGGCCCGGGGCGTGGAGGGACCGGTGGTGGTGAGCCTCGACCGGCTCCCGAGGGAGCCGGTCACCGGCGTGATCCTGGCCAACGAGCTGCTCGACAACCTGCCCGTCGCCCTCCTCGAGCGGGCCCCCGGCGGATGGCTGGAGGTTCGGGTGGGGGTCGAGGAAGGGGCAGGGGCAGGGGCAGGGGCAGGGGCGGGGGTGGGCGGGTTCGCCGAGATCCTGGTGCCGGCCGACGGCGCCCTGGCGGAGGCCGCGGCGCGAGCGGCGCCCGACGCCCGTCCGGGGGCCCGCATCCCGGTCGAGCGCCACGCCGTGGCCTGGCTGCGCGAGGCGCTGGGTGCCCTGGTGGCGGGGCGCGTGGTGGTGTTCGACTACGCCGATCGCACGGGCTCGCTCGCCCGCCGGCCGTGGAGCGACTGGCTGCGCACGTACCGGGCCCACGAGCGGGGTGGCGCTCCCCTCGACGCGCCCGGCAGCCAGGACATCACCTGCGAGGTGGCCGTCGACCAGCTGTCGCGGGTGCGCGCGCCCGACGCCGACCGCGACCAGGCCGGCTTCCTGGCCGCCCACGGCCTGGGCGAGCTGGTGGAGGAGGGTCGGCAGGTGTGGGCCGAGCGGGCCCGGTTCGGCGACCTCGCCGCCCTGCGCGCCCGCAGCCGGGTGCGCGAGGGGGAGGCCCTCACCGACCCCGGCGGCCTGGGCGCCTTCCGGGTGCTGGAGTGGGTCGTGGGCTGA
- a CDS encoding NADH-quinone oxidoreductase subunit N, translating to MVLGAAIVVVLVADLFFGERTKWATSSLAGIGLLATLVPIVTLAIDGSDRVMFGGALVVDDFSLVLSGLFVLAGYVVVLLSSNELAEGDYYEGEYFVLLLASLLGMVLMTSARDLITIFVALEVLSIPAYMLAAWKKRSSLSNEAGVKYYLLGVFASAVMLYGMSLVFGVTGSTLLTEIGEVVGGSANSEPIVTLGIVFVIIGFGFKVSAVPFHTWAPDTYQGAPTPVAAFLSVASKAAGFVALLELILIGFYGRSDVWEPLLWILAALTMTFANLVALRQTNIVRMLAYSSISQGGFILAAMFSLGASPESARSGLTAVVTYLLIYGATGLGAFAVVIAVARKTRSGEISSYGGLFSYAPGLATLMTVFLFSLAGVPPLAGWVAKFTMFRALVDAGGGWAITLAVLAGLNSVVALFYYANVARQMWMSPVPDDDRTPVRVPASLGFALLLTGGVTLVVGVFPQLLARFGDIASFALGG from the coding sequence ATGGTGCTGGGGGCCGCCATCGTGGTGGTGCTCGTGGCCGACCTGTTCTTCGGCGAGCGCACCAAGTGGGCGACGTCGTCGCTGGCCGGCATCGGCCTGCTGGCCACGCTCGTCCCCATCGTCACCCTCGCCATCGACGGCTCCGACCGCGTCATGTTCGGCGGGGCCCTCGTGGTCGACGACTTCTCGCTGGTGCTGTCGGGGTTGTTCGTGCTGGCCGGCTACGTGGTGGTGCTGCTCTCCAGCAACGAGCTGGCCGAGGGCGACTACTACGAGGGCGAGTACTTCGTGCTGCTGCTCGCCTCCCTGCTGGGCATGGTGCTCATGACCTCGGCCCGCGACCTGATCACGATCTTCGTGGCCCTCGAGGTGCTCTCCATCCCCGCCTACATGCTGGCGGCGTGGAAGAAGCGGTCGTCGCTGTCCAACGAGGCCGGGGTGAAGTACTACCTGCTCGGCGTGTTCGCATCAGCGGTGATGCTCTACGGCATGTCGCTGGTGTTCGGTGTGACCGGCAGCACCCTGCTGACCGAGATCGGCGAGGTCGTCGGCGGCTCGGCGAACAGCGAGCCCATCGTCACCCTCGGCATCGTGTTCGTGATCATCGGCTTCGGCTTCAAGGTGTCGGCCGTGCCGTTCCACACCTGGGCGCCCGACACCTACCAGGGTGCGCCCACCCCGGTCGCGGCCTTCCTGTCGGTCGCGTCCAAGGCGGCGGGCTTCGTCGCCCTGCTCGAGCTGATCCTCATCGGATTCTACGGGCGCAGCGACGTGTGGGAGCCGCTGCTGTGGATCCTGGCCGCCCTCACGATGACCTTCGCCAACCTGGTGGCCCTCCGCCAGACGAACATCGTGCGGATGCTCGCCTACTCGTCGATCTCCCAGGGCGGGTTCATCCTGGCCGCCATGTTCTCGCTGGGTGCCAGCCCCGAGTCGGCCCGCAGCGGCCTCACCGCGGTCGTCACGTACCTGCTCATCTACGGCGCCACCGGCCTCGGGGCCTTCGCGGTGGTGATCGCCGTCGCGCGCAAGACCCGGTCGGGCGAGATCTCGTCGTACGGCGGGCTGTTCTCGTATGCGCCCGGCCTGGCCACGTTGATGACGGTGTTCCTCTTCTCGCTGGCCGGGGTGCCCCCGCTGGCGGGCTGGGTCGCCAAGTTCACGATGTTCCGCGCCCTCGTCGACGCCGGTGGGGGCTGGGCCATCACCCTGGCCGTGCTGGCCGGCCTGAACTCCGTGGTGGCGCTCTTCTACTACGCCAACGTGGCCCGGCAGATGTGGATGAGCCCGGTCCCCGACGACGACCGCACGCCGGTGCGGGTGCCGGCGTCGCTCGGGTTCGCGCTGCTGCTCACCGGCGGCGTCACCCTGGTGGTGGGCGTGTTCCCGCAGCTGCTGGCCCGCTTCGGCGACATCGCGAGCTTCGCCCTCGGCGGGTGA